The nucleotide sequence TAGTGCCAAGAATATGGAAGAGACTATAGGTGAGGTAGAGAGACTCCAGGAAGAACTTGCGCGGCAGGCGGGCAAGCTTTCTGGTGAGAGAAAGATAGCAGGGGCTAAGTTAAAGAAGAAAATGGAACAGGAACTGAAGGAATTAGGGATGGGAAAAGCAAGATTCGATGTGGAGATTAACCAAGGCGAAATAAAGTCCAGCGGAATGGATGAAATCAGGTTTCTGGTTGCTCCCAATGTGGGAGAGGATTTAAAACCTATAAATCAGATTGCCTCTGGCGGAGAGATATCGCGTATAATGTTAGCGCTTAAGACTATTCTGGCACGGGCAGACCAGATACCGACTTTGATCTTTGACGAGATTGACGCAGCCATCGGTGGAAAAATTGCCCAGGTTGTGGGTAGAAAAATGAAAACTCTCTCTCCCAATCATCAGGTTATCTGCATTACTCACCTTCCACAAATTGCTGTTTTCGCATCGAGTCACTATTTTGTGGATAAAAAGATTAGTGGTGGGCGTACAAAAACAATGACTGCTCTTTTGGATAAGAAAGGAAAGGAAAGCGAGATTGCGCGCATGTTGAGCGGGGAACAGCTGACAGAGATAACTTTAAAACACGCCAGAGAAATGATAAGAGAAGGCCAGTCTTAAAATTTTGGTAAACAGATGGGAAAAATTATAATAAACATTGAACAATGTAAAGGTTGTAAGTTATGTGTGATATTCTGCCCAAAGCAGCTTATAAAGTTATCAGAAAAATTAAACCCGGCTGGTTACCATCCAGCCGAGTTTATTGATAATGGGCAGTGTAACAGTTGTGGTTTGTGCTACCAGATGTGTCCGGATGTGGCAATTGAGGTATGGAAGGAGGGAAAAGTTTAGATGAAAGGATAGTTTTCGGAGTCGCTCGGTAGTGTAGGGCTTTATGCCCGTAAAATTACGCCCATAAAGGGCTACACTACACGAAATCTGGCCGATTTAAAGCTCCTGAAACTATCCTTTCATCCTGAGCATGGTAATAAGAAATGGTGGGCTTGATTTCTTCGCTGAAAATTTCAAACGCTTCTCATAAATCAACTTTTTCAGAATATGATTTTAAAGGTGTAGCGGCAGAGCGAAGCTTTGCTTTGTAAGGCAATAGGGCATTATAAATTAAATTTTGGGGTTTTGAAAAAATGGAAGATAGAATTTTGATGCAGGGGAATTACGCTGTGGGTGAGGGAGGGATACAGGGAGGCTGCCAAGCCTATTTTGGCTATCCTATAACTCCCCAAAACGAGCTAACCCAATATATGGCTAAGAGAATGGTAGAGGAAGGAAGAGTATTTATCCAGGCGGAAAGCGAGATAGCGGCAATTAATATGGTCTTTGGCGCTTCTCTGGCAGGTGCACGGGCAATGACTTCCTCTTCCTCTCCTGGAATAAGCTTGAAACAGGAAGGCATCTCCTATATGGTAGGTTGTGAACTCCCGGGTGTGATTGTAAATATTCAAAGGGGAGGACCAGGTTTGGGAAATATTGCAGGTGCCCAGAGTGACTACTTTCAAGCGACAAGAGGAGGAGGACACGGAGATTACTACTTAATTGTGCTTGCTCCTGCCTCGGTTC is from bacterium and encodes:
- a CDS encoding 4Fe-4S dicluster domain-containing protein; translated protein: MGKIIINIEQCKGCKLCVIFCPKQLIKLSEKLNPAGYHPAEFIDNGQCNSCGLCYQMCPDVAIEVWKEGKV